In the genome of Devosia rhizoryzae, the window ACCGGCACGGGAAGTGGACAGCGTCGAGGCAGCGCTGGCCGCCATCGGCAACTGACGTGACAGAGCACAGGTGACATTGGCCGAGCTTCGTTTTTCCGCGATCAGCGGCCCGGCCGTCAGCGCGGCCGCCTCGGCCACCGAAGGCAGGGCAATATGCTTGAGCACGATCGCCGAAGGCGTCGGCACTGCGTGGGCGAGTTCGTCCTCCTCGACGCCGAGCAGCGGCACGCCAAGCCG includes:
- a CDS encoding cobalamin biosynthesis protein; the protein is MSDVFPGLLWPVHTADIVVGLGARAQATTDDVLALIDAVLAEHDLHRNQIAACITLRRKCTHPALIEAAKRLGVPLLGVEEDELAHAVPTPSAIVLKHIALPSVAEAAALTAGPLIAEKRSSANVTCALSRQLPMAASAASTLSTSRAGP